In the Dolichospermum flos-aquae CCAP 1403/13F genome, CAACCTACAAGATCAGCGATCGCACTCAGGTTTTATTTGGAACTTCAATTAGTCAAAAATCGTAGGTTGGGTTAAGCGATCGCGCAACCCAACATTTTAATTTTAATCTTCACCATTTCTACCATACTCTTGTACGAAAAAAATCTGTCCGACTGCTTTTATATTTTGCTTCATAACCCGCAACAAACGATTCTCTAAGGTGCGACTATCCTCATCCAAAAAATCAATTATCGCCTTGACTTTCCCAGTATAATCACGATCGTGTTTAAAAATAATCATGCCAGCATGATTTGGTGCAGTGCGATGTAGATCGATAAAATCTTGGCGATTTTCGGTAATCAAAATGCGACCTGTCGCTGTGGCATACTGCAAAACAACATCGTCAGGAATCCCTTGATTTGCTTGACCTGCTTCGTAGGAAGTTAATACATCGTGTCCCTCCGATCTGAGTAAGTTTACCATTGCGATCGGAAAATTTTCATGTTTTGTAAAATTGTAATGCCATTAAACTAAATCATCTTGGGCAATTTCTTGATCGATTTGTTCAGGATTTTGTTCGTAGTAATGCCAAGCTGCACTTAAATCTTCCGCAGTCAATCCAGGATAATTTGCCAATAATTCTCCATCAGGCGCACCTTGTTGACGATATGCTACCAAAGTCCATAGGGGAATTCGTGTATTTCTAATTCGCGCTTGTCCCCCACAAACTCCAGGTGTAATCTGAATTGGATGTTGCAACATTTGCACGTAATTCAATGCTTGGTCAACTAATTCCTCTGGTAAAGCTGCAATTACTTCGAGCAGTTGAGTCCTCTTATTCATGACAACAAAATCTCTCTCGCTTATTTCATCCTAACTTGAAAATAAGCGATACCACAAAGTGGTTGCCAAGGGCATCGCCAACACTAAAACCGACTAATATTATTATATCAATGTTGGGTTTCGTTCATCAACCCAACCTACAAGATCAGCGATCGCACTGGTTTGTTTCAGCTAATTTGGTGTATTAGAAAAATGCTATAAATTCTATAATCTAAGACTTTAAGCCAAAATCTATTGCCCTATTTTAGCTTCGTGAAAAATAACCTGTTTACAATTCTTAATATTTTATTGTAACCTTTAAATATTACAATTATTTCATCTAACCAGAAAATTCCATTCATTTCCCTAACTCATGAAGTGCATTTCTGTATTTTGTGCTGACTTTTTTGTAAGCCTCCATTGCTTTTTCAAAATCAGGATTACAAGAAGTTATCATAACACCGGCTGGGGTTTCAGTGACAAATACGCTGTCTCCTTCTTGAACTTTAAGTTTTTCCAGGGCTTCTTTAGGTAATGTTAAGCCCAAGGAATTTCCAACTTTACGAATTTTTAAGGTGTACATAAGTTAATAGCTTCTTGATCAGAGTAATACTATTGTAATAACATATTTTATGAACCACCCCATATTAGTTCGTTGAAGATGTGGTTTTTTACTTTAAGTAAGTAGACGAAAATAAATCAAAGTATATTAAGTAATGTAAAAAATCTGGAGATGATTTCGTAGTGAGGGCTTCAGCCCTCAAATGAGGAATAAATTCCTCACTACAAACTTTGAATTATTCAAGCCGTTCTACTTAGTCAGTTACTTAGTGATAGATGAAGATTACACTGGATAAATGTAATCCTCAATATTTCCCGATTGTAAGCTGTTACGCAGCTAAATTTGATAACCTTTTATTGATAGATATTGGCAGCCATGATGAAGTTCATTAACCTGACTTGTGAATTTTCACACAATATGTTGAAAAATTATTTTCAGTAAATCCCCTTGGGAAAAAGGTTTTTCTAAATAACCATTAGCTTTCACAAACTTAGCTTTTGCTCTATCTCTTAATCCCATTCTTTCAGTCATCAAAATCACAGGAGTATTTTTATAATGCGTGTGCTTCCGTAATAAAGAACAGATTTCATAGCCATTTAAATTAGGCATTTCTACACTTAGTAAAATGATATCTGGCTGCGCTCGCAGAATTTCCATTAAAGCTTGGGAAGAATCCATGAATTTCAGCACAGAAAATATTTGCTCATCTAAAAAATTTTCCACAGCATTTAATATGCTATAATCATCGTCCACACCCAAAATACTGTATTTCTTTCTAGCAGTAACTTGAGGGTTAATCGGCTGATTTATATGTGGTTTAGAATCAACTTGCTCAGAATTATTTTTGGGTAATTGTTCCTGATATGTGCTATGTGAATCTGACTGATAATAATTTTCAAAATTCAAATTTTTCTGAACATCAACCTTAACCCCTGATTGAGATTGTTCCACTAAAGTTCTTAAATTCAAATGACAGAATTTAGGGAGATTATCTAAAAAAGTATGAGGAACAAATTCATAACTGCCATATTCTAACTTCAGTAATGGTTGTAAAACCTCCAGCGCCAATTTTTCAATCAGCAAAGCAGCCTGGACGTGACTAATATATTTTTGATTAACTAACCAACAAATTGCTAAATAATCCGGATTGGGGATTGATTGATTCTCAATATCTTTTTCAAAAATCATCCGTACCTGTTCGTTGATACCCAGAGGAAGAGTAGAAATTTGCTGACTTAACTGCTGTAAATTTCGGTAAAGAGGTTCAAACATTTCCTCAGAGTAACCAGCGTAAATTAACTTACCCTGATCCATATATATTGACCATGCACCCGACTCGCTAAAGACTTGTAAACAACCAGTAAAAGAATTATTAGTAATCTTCTTTAATAAAGTAATTGGTTGTAGCTTTTGGAAAAATCTATATCTACTAATCGGAATTGTATTCATACTCTGAGATTGATCATTAAAATTTTCTCTCATGATCATTTAATTACTGGATTTTACAAAGGTTTTAAATTCTAATTCTTGAATTCTTACTTTTAGGTTACTATAGATTTTTTAGAGAAATAAAAAAGTATGTTAAACATAATATGAAAAAATGAAGTTTAGAGGTTTGACCCGAACACCTCTAATTTTTAAGCCCAATG is a window encoding:
- a CDS encoding DUF5615 family PIN-like protein, whose amino-acid sequence is MVNLLRSEGHDVLTSYEAGQANQGIPDDVVLQYATATGRILITENRQDFIDLHRTAPNHAGMIIFKHDRDYTGKVKAIIDFLDEDSRTLENRLLRVMKQNIKAVGQIFFVQEYGRNGED
- a CDS encoding AbrB/MazE/SpoVT family DNA-binding domain-containing protein, with translation MYTLKIRKVGNSLGLTLPKEALEKLKVQEGDSVFVTETPAGVMITSCNPDFEKAMEAYKKVSTKYRNALHELGK
- a CDS encoding response regulator gives rise to the protein MNTIPISRYRFFQKLQPITLLKKITNNSFTGCLQVFSESGAWSIYMDQGKLIYAGYSEEMFEPLYRNLQQLSQQISTLPLGINEQVRMIFEKDIENQSIPNPDYLAICWLVNQKYISHVQAALLIEKLALEVLQPLLKLEYGSYEFVPHTFLDNLPKFCHLNLRTLVEQSQSGVKVDVQKNLNFENYYQSDSHSTYQEQLPKNNSEQVDSKPHINQPINPQVTARKKYSILGVDDDYSILNAVENFLDEQIFSVLKFMDSSQALMEILRAQPDIILLSVEMPNLNGYEICSLLRKHTHYKNTPVILMTERMGLRDRAKAKFVKANGYLEKPFSQGDLLKIIFQHIV
- a CDS encoding DUF433 domain-containing protein, whose product is MNKRTQLLEVIAALPEELVDQALNYVQMLQHPIQITPGVCGGQARIRNTRIPLWTLVAYRQQGAPDGELLANYPGLTAEDLSAAWHYYEQNPEQIDQEIAQDDLV